A single window of Microbispora hainanensis DNA harbors:
- a CDS encoding universal stress protein, with amino-acid sequence MKQEIVVAYDGTRQSRAAVVWAAAECRARHRTGVAVCHVWDGADPERAEAVAAEERRLAGLRLFEGVRLAERLLPGREVRPVLVRGDPRDTLVGLSGNAAMLVLGRRSAGGLARLAGLLRGSVSAYAAAHAVCPVVVVGAQASAPPAGGVVAGIDAAAEAGAEAESVLRFAVEVARGRSLPLTVVHATRGHAAEGERALARMTEPWRLRCRARLAIETRVVQGPALPALLACAREAWLLVVGAHRTGAGLLGSVGQGLLRRAPCPVAVVHPGPAWPITCDTPTF; translated from the coding sequence ATGAAGCAGGAGATCGTCGTCGCCTACGACGGCACCCGGCAGAGCCGGGCCGCGGTCGTGTGGGCGGCGGCGGAGTGCCGGGCCCGCCACCGTACGGGCGTCGCCGTGTGCCATGTGTGGGACGGCGCCGACCCGGAGCGCGCCGAGGCCGTCGCCGCCGAGGAGCGCCGGCTGGCGGGGCTGCGGCTGTTCGAGGGGGTGCGGCTGGCCGAACGCCTGCTGCCGGGCCGCGAGGTTCGTCCCGTGCTCGTGCGGGGAGACCCCAGGGACACGCTGGTCGGCCTCAGCGGCAACGCCGCCATGCTGGTGCTGGGCCGCCGGAGCGCGGGCGGGCTGGCCAGGCTGGCCGGGCTGCTGCGTGGCTCGGTCAGCGCGTACGCGGCGGCGCACGCCGTCTGCCCGGTCGTCGTGGTGGGCGCGCAGGCGTCCGCGCCGCCCGCCGGAGGTGTCGTGGCGGGCATCGACGCGGCGGCGGAGGCCGGTGCCGAGGCGGAGTCCGTGCTGCGTTTCGCCGTGGAGGTCGCCCGCGGCAGGTCGCTGCCGCTGACCGTGGTGCACGCCACCAGAGGGCACGCGGCGGAGGGCGAGCGGGCGCTGGCGCGGATGACCGAGCCGTGGCGGCTGCGCTGCCGGGCCCGGCTCGCGATCGAGACCAGGGTCGTCCAGGGGCCGGCGCTGCCCGCCCTGCTGGCGTGCGCCCGGGAGGCGTGGCTGCTGGTCGTGGGGGCACACAGAACGGGAGCGGGATTGCTCGGTTCGGTCGGGCAGGGACTGCTGCGGCGCGCCCCCTGCCCGGTGGCGGTCGTCCACCCGGGCCCCGCCTGGCCGATAACATGCGATACCCCAACGTTTTGA
- a CDS encoding Acg family FMN-binding oxidoreductase → MNTRTAEGIAQAARTAVEAALWAPSIHNTQPWSFGVSGDEICLRADPDRKLRVSDPTGRQMTISCGAALLNVRITLQALGYEPQVRRFPDPERPLLLATVRVRPGREPGEHTRLLHAEIERRRTHRSGFTALPVPDPLVDALVTEAAAEDGHLMPIRSDASARVLAALTGAAQDVQSQDRLFVLELMRWARPPGSSRRDGVPAGGYPTDPRRTQPQHFAQRDYARGHEWGMAPDERVCTSTGLVALLTTAGDRREDWLRAGEALQRMLLHASAYGVSVAFHTQALEMPELREFIRRHLCSEEAPQMIMRLGFVIDESESVRRAASDVME, encoded by the coding sequence GTGAACACTCGGACCGCTGAAGGGATCGCGCAGGCCGCGAGGACGGCGGTGGAGGCGGCGCTGTGGGCGCCTTCGATCCACAACACCCAGCCCTGGTCGTTCGGCGTCTCCGGGGACGAGATCTGCCTGCGCGCCGACCCCGACAGGAAGCTGCGGGTCTCCGACCCCACCGGCCGGCAGATGACGATCAGTTGCGGCGCCGCGCTGCTGAACGTGCGGATCACGCTGCAGGCCCTCGGCTATGAACCCCAGGTGCGGCGTTTCCCCGACCCGGAGCGCCCGCTGCTGCTGGCCACCGTACGGGTGAGGCCGGGGCGGGAGCCGGGCGAGCACACCCGCCTGCTGCACGCGGAGATCGAGCGCCGCCGCACCCACCGGTCGGGGTTCACCGCCCTGCCGGTGCCCGATCCGCTGGTCGACGCGCTCGTGACCGAGGCGGCGGCCGAGGACGGCCACCTGATGCCGATCAGATCGGATGCGTCCGCGCGGGTGCTCGCCGCGCTCACCGGCGCGGCCCAGGACGTGCAGTCGCAGGACCGGTTGTTCGTCCTCGAACTCATGCGCTGGGCCCGGCCGCCCGGCAGCTCGCGCCGCGACGGCGTGCCCGCGGGCGGTTATCCGACCGATCCCCGGCGTACGCAGCCCCAGCACTTCGCGCAGCGGGACTACGCCCGGGGCCACGAGTGGGGGATGGCACCGGACGAGCGGGTGTGCACCTCGACGGGTCTCGTGGCGCTGCTCACCACCGCGGGCGACCGCCGGGAGGACTGGCTGCGCGCGGGCGAGGCGCTGCAGCGGATGCTGCTGCACGCCTCCGCGTACGGCGTGAGCGTCGCGTTCCACACCCAGGCGCTGGAGATGCCGGAGTTGCGGGAGTTCATCCGCAGGCACCTGTGCTCGGAAGAGGCACCGCAGATGATCATGCGGCTGGGGTTCGTCATCGACGAGAGCGAGAGCGTCCGCCGCGCCGCCTCCGACGTGATGGAGTGA